From a region of the Flexistipes sp. genome:
- a CDS encoding acyl-[acyl-carrier-protein] thioesterase: MIVKLEKVVNYKDIGFDFKLRPDSLVSFFQEIAIHHSDMVGYDAETLKDMGVAWVLNKLYVDISEYPVLGDSITVITWSSGISGVKAFREFIIRSGGTEAVRAVSMWTLLDITTKRIKRIPSYLSEAYETESSQATSFPIASYKVDKNPGDEEGLLQTVRFSDFDTNMHMNNTAYVNILDTALKRYIGKNVEVNEFFINFQKEVGFDVEKLTVKFSRQDTNVLYSINDAKNICSKGFVRV; this comes from the coding sequence ATGATTGTAAAGCTGGAAAAGGTTGTAAATTATAAAGATATAGGGTTTGACTTCAAGCTGAGACCGGACAGTCTTGTCTCTTTTTTTCAGGAAATTGCAATACATCATTCTGATATGGTTGGCTATGATGCCGAAACACTTAAAGATATGGGTGTGGCCTGGGTATTAAATAAGCTGTACGTAGATATTTCAGAATATCCTGTATTAGGAGATAGTATCACTGTGATAACCTGGTCATCAGGGATATCCGGTGTAAAGGCTTTCAGGGAGTTTATTATTCGCAGCGGCGGCACTGAGGCTGTGAGAGCTGTTTCGATGTGGACACTTTTGGATATAACCACCAAACGTATAAAACGTATTCCTTCTTATCTGAGTGAAGCTTATGAGACTGAAAGCTCTCAGGCCACATCATTTCCGATTGCCTCATACAAGGTTGACAAAAATCCCGGCGATGAGGAAGGTTTGCTGCAAACTGTCCGTTTTTCAGATTTTGATACGAATATGCATATGAATAATACGGCATATGTAAATATTCTTGACACTGCATTGAAAAGATATATCGGGAAAAATGTTGAGGTTAATGAGTTTTTTATAAATTTTCAGAAAGAAGTGGGTTTTGATGTGGAAAAACTCACCGTTAAATTTTCAAGGCAAGACACCAATGTCCTTTATTCTATAAATGATGCCAAAAACATTTGTTCAAAAGGGTTTGTTAGGGTATGA